The window TCGTGCTGTCGTCGGAGGCCCTGGCGATGGGCGTCAAGGCCGGTCTCGATCCTCAGGTGATGATCGACATCATCAATGCCGGCAGCGGCCGCAACAGCGCGACGCAGGACAAGTTCCCGAAATCGATCCTGACCGGCACATTCGACTACGGCTTCGCCACCGCCCTCTCCTACAAGGATGTGCGGCTCTGCGTCGACGAAGCCGAAGCGCTAGGCGTGCCGATGGTCGCCGGTGCCGTCATTCGCCAGATGCTGGCCGTCACCAACGCCAAATACGGACCCGACTCCGATTTCACGTCGATCGCAAAGGTGATCGAGGAATGGGCCGGCGTCGAAATCCGCAGCAAAAAGACCTGAAACCTGGCCTGCCGTTTTGGCCAACTGGAGTGACGCGTCAGATCGCTCGACGAAGCCTGAGACCGGACTGTGGGAGGTCCGGCGACAACAACAAAAGCCAACGATGGGGAGGATTACGATGGGCCGCCGGGACACCGTACAGATACGAGCGAGGAGCACTCTCGCCCGACGCGCCCATGCTGGCGATCATGCTGGCGATCATGCCGCCATCACGCACGCCGCCTTTCGCCTGTCCACGGTGAACGGCCAATGACCTTTCCCATTCTCGCCGAGAATTTTCTGCAATCGCTGATGGCCGGCATCCTGCTCGGCGCCATTTACGGGCTGATGTGCGTCGGCCTCGCCATGATCTTCGGCGTCATGCGCGTCATCAACTTCGCCCAGGGCGATTTCATGATGCTCGGCATGTACGCGACGTATTATCTGTTCGTCGCTCTCGGCGTGCAGACTTTGTTCGGCAATGTCGTCGGCCCCTATGTCGCCGTGATGATCGCCGCGCCGATCCTGTTCATGGTCGGCTATTTCATTCACCGCACGCTCATTTCGCGCGTGTCCGGCTCCAATACGGCGCAGCTCGAAGGCGAAGGCCATTACGCGCAGCTCATTCTGACGCTCGGCATCGCGCTGATCCTGCAGAACGCCAGCCAGATCGTCTTCGGGTCGATCCAGGTCTCGGTGCGCACGCCGCTGTCGAGCAGCGCCTGGATCGTCGGCCCGCTGTGGGGCGATCTCGTCGAGATCTTCGTCAACAAGGCGCGCGCCATCGCCGCCTTGCTCTCCGGGCTGGTGATTATCGCGCTCGCCATGATGATCGGGCGCACGCGCCTCGGCAAATCGCTGCGCGCCGCCGCCGACAATCCGACCGCGGCGACCTATATGGGCATCGACGTCGACTACGCCCACCGCATCGCCTTCGCGCTCGGCACCGCCATCACCGCCATCGCCGGCGGTCTGCTCGCCACCAACTATCCGTTCCAGCCGCATGTCGGCCTCGAATTCGTCATCGTCATGTATGCCGGCGTGGTGCTGGGCGGTCTCGGCAGCATCATCGGTGCGTTCTGGGGCGGCATGACCATCGGCCTCGTGCAGCAGCTCTCGACGCTGGTCCTGCCGACGCAGCTTCAGAACACCGCGATCTTCGTCGCCTTCCTGCTCATCGTGTTCCTGCGTCCGCAAGGCTTCTTCGGCCGCGTTTCGGAGAGGACCTGAAGCGATGAACGCGATCCGTCCCTATCTCGCGATCATCGCCTTCGCCGCGGCTTATGCGGTGCTGTCGATCTTCGTCACCAACTCGTACTACCAGTTGATGCTGACGCTGGTTCTGGTGTGGGCGAGCTTCGGCCTGTCCTGGAACATCCTCAGCGGCTACACCGGCCTGATCTCGTTCGGCCACGCCTCGTTCTTCGGCCTCGGCGCCTACACCACCGCGCTCGGCGCCATGCATTTCGACCTGTCGCCGTGGCTGCTGATCCCGATCGCCTCGGTGTTCGGCGGCATCTCCGGCGTGCTGATCGGTCTGCCGACGTTCCGCCTGCGCAGCCACTATTTCGCGCTGTCGATGCTCGCCTACCCGCTTGCCATTCTCTACGTGTTCGAGTGGCTCGGCTACCAGGAGGTCACGCTGCCGATCAAGCGCGAGAACGCCGCCGCTTACATGCAGTTCCACGATCCGCGCATTTATACGTGGCTCGCCCTCGCCATGGTCGTCGCCATCGTGCTGATCTCGCGCGTCATCGAACGTTCGCGCTTCGGCATGGCGCTGCTCGCCATCAAGCAGAACGAGGCGGCCGCCGAGGCAGCCGGCATCAACACGCTGCTGTGGAAGCTGCGCGCCATCGCCATCAGCGGCGCCATCGCCAGCGCGGTGGGCGCGTTCTACGCCGTGGTGCTGCTGGTCGTCACGCCGCTGTCGGTGTTCGGCATGCTGGTCTCGGCGCAGGCGCTCACCGTCACCATGTTCGGCGGCATCGGCACGGTCTGGGGCCCGGTGATCGGCTCGGCGATCCTCATTCCGCTCTCGGAAATCCTGCACGCGCAACTCGGCGCGCGCTTCCCCGGCATTCAGGGCGTCATCTTCGGCCTCGCCATTGTCATCGTTATTCTTGTGGCGCCGGAAGGCATCTACTGGAAGGCGCGCGAGTTCATCCAACGCCGCTGGCCGCAGCTGTTTGCGCGCAGCCGGCACAGCGAACTCGCCGCTGCCCGGGCCACGGCCGCGCCGCCGCAGGCCGCCCCCGAACAGAAGGCCGCCCGTCCTTCGTCCGACGACATCATTCTTTCGGTGCGCGGCCTCTCCAAGAGCTTTGGCGGCCTCAAGGCCGTGCAGAACGTCAGCTTCGACGTCCGGCGCGGTTCGATCCTCGGCATCATCGGCCCGAACGGCGCCGGCAAGACCACGGCGTTCAACCTGCTCAACGGCTTTCTCCATCCCGACACCGGCGAAGTGCTGGTCGACGGCCGCAACGTCGTCGGCTGGACGCCGCACCAGATCTGCGAGATCGGCGTCGGCCGCACCTTCCAGATCATGCGGCCATTCGCGCGCCTGTCGGTCGCCGACAATGTCGTCGTCGGCGCTTATGTCCGCGCCGCGACCGACGACGAAGCGCGCCACCTCGCTCATGACGCCATCATGCGCGTCGGCCTCGAGCACGTGGCCGACCGCGTCGCCTCCCAGCTCACCACCAAGGAACTGCGGCTGATGGAACTGGCGCGCGCCCTCGCCGGGCAACCGCGCCTCCTGCTGCTCGACGAAACGCTGGCCGGCCTCGGCGCCGGCGAGGCGGATGAAGTCGTCGACGTCGTGCGCAAGCTCGCCGCCGAAGGCGTCACCATCGTCATCATCGAACACACCATGAAAGCGATGGTGAAACTGGTCGATCGCTTCGTCGTGCTCGATCACGGCGCCGTCCTGGTCGAAGGCGAACCGGAAGCGGTGACACGCAATCCGCAGGTGATCGAGGCCTATCTCGGCGCCAAGTGGAGCGCCAATCACGGACAAGCCGCATGCTGAAAATCGAAAGCATCATCGCGGGCTACTCGTCGGTCCCGGTTCTCGACGGCGTGTCGGTTCATGTCGGCACCGGCGAGTTCGTCTCGGTGGTCGGCCCGAACGGCGCCGGCAAGTCGACGCTGTTCAAGACCATCTCCGGCGTCGTCAAACCGATGTCGGGATCGATTACGTTCGAAGGCACCAACCTGCTCTCGGTGCCGGCCGCCAAGCGGCCGCATCTCGGCATCGCGCATGTGCCGGAGGGGCGTCAGGTGTTTCCATCTCTGAGCGTGTTCGAGAATCTCGAAATGGGCTCCTTCACGCCGGCCGGACAGGCGCAGTGGAAGAACAACATCGAGCAGATTTACACGCTGTTCCCGGTGCTCAAGGAGCGCAGCGATCAGCTTGCCGGCACTTTGTCCGGCGGCGAACAGCAGATGCTGGCCATCGGCCGCGGCCTCGCCTCCTCGCCCAAGCTTTTGATGCTGGATGAGCCGTCGATGGGCCTTGCCCCGGCCATCGCCGACTTCATCTTCGACAAGCTGATCGAAATCCGGCAGCAGACCAAGCTCACCATTCTTCTGGTCGAACAGCGCGTCGCCGAAGCGCTCGAGTCGGCCGACCACGGCTACGTGCTCGAGGCCGGCCGCGTCGTGCTCGAAGGCAACAATGCAACGTTACGCGCGGATGATCGCGTCCGCGCCGCTTACCTCGGAATGTGAGGCAATAACCCGCAACAATGCGGAAAACGCGGAGGAGAACGAACATGCGAAGCGGAAAACGATTGAGTCTAGGTTTAGGTGCGTTGCTGCCGGCCGCCGTGGCCATGGCCCTTGCCCTGCCGACAGGCACGGTACAGGCCCAGCAGCCCAAGGAAGTGAAAGTCGGCCTCATCGCGCCACTGTCCGGGCTTTATGCGCGCCCGGGACAGGTCATGCGCATGGGCGCCGAAATGGCGGTCGAGAAGGTCAACGCCGAAGGCGGCATCAAGTCGCTCGGCGGCGCCAAGCTCAAGCTCGTTGTCCTCGACAGCGGCGACAGCACCGAAAAGGCCAAGAACGCCGCCCAGCGCATGGTGGCCGATGAGCCCGATCTCGTCGCTGCGACCGGCGCCTATCTGTCCTCGTTCACGCTGGCCGTGACCGAAGTGACCGAGCGCGCCAAGCTCCCCGTACTCACGCTGTCCTACTCGGACATGATCACCGAGCGCGGCTTCAAATACATCTTCCAGACCTCGGCGACTTCCGGCTCGCAAGCCGTCCAGTCGCTGCCGGTCATCCTGGCGACCGCCAAGGCCGCCGGCGCCAACCCGAAGACCGTCGCCATCGTCACCGACAACACCGCCGCCTCGATCTCGTCGGTGAAGCCGATGCGCGAGAAGCTGCTGAAGGAATACGGCCTGCAACTCGTCGTCGACGAGACCTTCACCCCGCCGCTCGCCGACGCGACACCGCTGGTGCAGAAGATCCGCACCACCCGGCCGGACCTGTTCTTCTTCCTGCCGACCGTGATCTCCGACGCGAAACTCGTGCTGGAGAAAATGAACGAATTCGGTCTCGGCAAGGGGCGGATCCCGACCATCGCCTTCGGCATTGCGATGTTCGAGCCCGACATGCTCAAGACCATGTCGCCCGAACTGCTCGATGGCATGATCGGCGCCGTCGGCAGCTGGGGCTCGAAGGGCCATGAAGACATCATCGCCGAACTCAAGAAGAAGTATAACGAGCCGTGGATGACGCAGAACGCGATCTCCACCTATGCCGACATCCTGGTGATGCGCGACGCGCTCGAAAAGGCCGGCAAGGCCGATCGTGAGTCCGTTGCCGAAGCGCTCCGCACCATGGATGGCGGACCGTCGAAGTTCTATCCGTCGGGCAAGATCAAGTTCGGACCTGACGGGCGGCGCGAAGGCGCCGGCCTCACCATCATCCAGTGGCAGAACGCGGTGCCGGTGACGATCTACCCGCCGGAACTGGCGATGGCCAAGGCGAACTGGCCGAAGAAGTAACGGCTGGGTCAAGACAACATCCGGCGGTCGCCCTCGCGGGTGGCCGCCGGATAACCCGTTTAAAGCAGGCTCGCGTTTTCGAGGCCGATACGGAAGAATGGACTGCCGATGAGTGAATTTCCCGGAGCATCGTGGCTCGACCGCTACGCCCAGCGCGTCAATGCCGATGCCGAAATGGGCGTGATCGGCGACTGGCTGAGCACGACCTTCACGCTGACCTTCGGCGATGCCCGCCATGCGCTCGTCGTCGACAAGGGCAAGATCGTCAAGATCATAGCCTCCCCACGTTTCGATGTGCGCGCGCCGTTCGGCTTCCGCGCACCGGTCGAGGTCTGGCGCAAGTTCCTCAGCCCCAACCCGCCGCCGCTCTATCACGACTTCTTTGCCATGCTGATGCGCGTGCCGGAATTCGTCATCGAAGGCGACAGCCTGATCGCCATGCAGAACGCACGCGCACTTCATCGCATGATGAACATCATGCGCGAGACGGGAGCCCCCAATGGCTGATTTTGAGCCCATCGTCGGCCGTTACATCACCGTCGACATCGCCGGCGAGAAGCATCGCCTGTTCGTCGAGGAAGCCGGCCAAGGCATTCCCCTGCTCTGCCTGCACACCGCCGGCAATGACAGCCGGCAGTTCCGCCACGTCATGAACGACAAGGAACTGACCGACCGCTTCCGCGTCGTCGCCTTCGACATGCCCTATCATGGTCGCTCGACGCCGCCCGACAAATGGTGGCTGAAGAAGCCGCGACTGACCACCGCGCTGTACATGCAGATCATTCGCGCGGTGTGGACCGCGCTCGGCCTCGACCGGCCGATCGTGATGGGCTGCTCGATGGGCGGCGCCATCGTCCTCAAGGTGGCGGCCGACTACCAGAATGAAATCCGCGGCATCGTCGGGCTGGAAAGCTCGGCTTATGCCCCGGGCCGCTACAACGAGTTCCTGCACCATCCGGCCATTCATGGCGGCGAACTGTGCGCGAGCTACACCTACGGCCTTAACGCGCCGACCAGTCCGGAACAGAACCGGCGCGAGAACTGGTGGTACTACAGCCAGTCCGGCCCCGGCGTGTATCAGGGCGACGTGCACTTCTACAGCAACGACTGGGATGCCCGCGAAGACATCAAGACCATCGACACGACACGCTGCAAGGTGGCGCTGCTCACCGGCGAGTTCGACTATTCCTGCACGCCGGCCATGACAGAACAGGTTGCCGCTTCGATCAAGGGCTCGCGCTATACGATGATGAAGGGCATGGGCCACTTCCCCATGATCGAAAACTACCCCGACTTCCGCCCCTATCTCATCGGCGCGCTCGATCACGTCGCGGCGTAAGGCATCACAGAAGGAATGGAGACCCGATCATGAGCAAGGAAATCTTCGACCGCGGCCTTGAAATCCGCAAATCGGTCATCGGCGCCGAATTCGTCGACAATGCGTTCAAGAATGCCGACGACTTCAACATGCCGCTGCAGGAACTTCTGACGGAATACTGCTGGGGCTATGTTTGGGGGCGCGACGGTTTGCCGCTGAAGTCCCGCAGCATGATCAACCTCGCTATGCTGTCGGTGATGAACCGCCCGCACGAACTGAAGACCCACATCAAGGGCGCCCTCAGGAACGGCATGACGCGCGAGGAAATTCGCGAAGTCTTCATGCAAATTGCCATCTACGCCGGCGTGCCGGTGGCGGTTGACTCATTCCGCATAGCGCGCGAGGTCTTCAACGAGATCGACGGCAAGAAGTGACGTCGGGCCACGGGAGAATGTCATGAGCGACGACATCTACGAGATCTATGCCGTCAAATACGGCCGGCACGAACGCAAGTCGCCCGACAATTTCATCGGCGGTGACACCCATGACGTGCCGATGCCGCTCGACTATTTCGTCTGGGCCATTGTCGGCAAGGATCGCACCGTCATTCTCGACACCGGCTTCGACCAGATGCGGGCGGATGCGCGCAAGCGCCAGATCTCGAAGCCGGTCGGCGACGGCCTGCGTGCGCTCGGTGTCGATCCGGCGTCGGTGAAGGACGTCATCATCTCGCACATGCATTACGACCATGCCGGCAATCACGACCTGTTCCCGAATGCGCGCTACCACTTGCAGGATTGCGAGATGGCCTATGCGACCGGGCGCTGCATGTGCCACACCATGATGCGCATGCCCTTCGAGGCGGTCGACGTCACCGCAATGGTGAACAAGATCTTTACCGACCGCGTCGTGTTTCACGACGGCGCGGCGGAGATTGCACCCGGCCTGTCGGTGCATCTGATCGGCGGTCATTCCAAGGGACTGCAGGCGACGCGCGTGAAGACCCGGCGCGGCTGGGTCGTGCTCGCATCCGATGTCGCGCATTTCTACGCCCATCTCGACCAGCGGCGCGTCTTCCCCATCACCTACAACGTCGCCGACGTGCTCGCCGGTTACGACAAGGTCGAGGCGCTGGCGACATCGAAGGACCATGTGGTGCCCGGTCACGATCCGATCGTGCTCGACATCTACCCCGCCGCACGCCCCAACATGGAAGGCTGGGCGGCGCGGCTCGACGCCGACCCGAAGCCGAGAACCGCGACAGTTGCGTCCTGATTATTCAGGAGAATTTAGTAGCTTCGGTATCATAGTATAGACACTGGAAACGTAAGGAGACCGACATGAAAAAGACTATTGCCTGCCTCGCGATCGGCGCCATGACGCTGACATC of the Undibacter mobilis genome contains:
- a CDS encoding N-acyl homoserine lactonase family protein, producing MSDDIYEIYAVKYGRHERKSPDNFIGGDTHDVPMPLDYFVWAIVGKDRTVILDTGFDQMRADARKRQISKPVGDGLRALGVDPASVKDVIISHMHYDHAGNHDLFPNARYHLQDCEMAYATGRCMCHTMMRMPFEAVDVTAMVNKIFTDRVVFHDGAAEIAPGLSVHLIGGHSKGLQATRVKTRRGWVVLASDVAHFYAHLDQRRVFPITYNVADVLAGYDKVEALATSKDHVVPGHDPIVLDIYPAARPNMEGWAARLDADPKPRTATVAS
- a CDS encoding ABC transporter ATP-binding protein, whose amino-acid sequence is MLKIESIIAGYSSVPVLDGVSVHVGTGEFVSVVGPNGAGKSTLFKTISGVVKPMSGSITFEGTNLLSVPAAKRPHLGIAHVPEGRQVFPSLSVFENLEMGSFTPAGQAQWKNNIEQIYTLFPVLKERSDQLAGTLSGGEQQMLAIGRGLASSPKLLMLDEPSMGLAPAIADFIFDKLIEIRQQTKLTILLVEQRVAEALESADHGYVLEAGRVVLEGNNATLRADDRVRAAYLGM
- a CDS encoding ABC transporter substrate-binding protein; translation: MALALPTGTVQAQQPKEVKVGLIAPLSGLYARPGQVMRMGAEMAVEKVNAEGGIKSLGGAKLKLVVLDSGDSTEKAKNAAQRMVADEPDLVAATGAYLSSFTLAVTEVTERAKLPVLTLSYSDMITERGFKYIFQTSATSGSQAVQSLPVILATAKAAGANPKTVAIVTDNTAASISSVKPMREKLLKEYGLQLVVDETFTPPLADATPLVQKIRTTRPDLFFFLPTVISDAKLVLEKMNEFGLGKGRIPTIAFGIAMFEPDMLKTMSPELLDGMIGAVGSWGSKGHEDIIAELKKKYNEPWMTQNAISTYADILVMRDALEKAGKADRESVAEALRTMDGGPSKFYPSGKIKFGPDGRREGAGLTIIQWQNAVPVTIYPPELAMAKANWPKK
- a CDS encoding branched-chain amino acid ABC transporter ATP-binding protein/permease, with product MNAIRPYLAIIAFAAAYAVLSIFVTNSYYQLMLTLVLVWASFGLSWNILSGYTGLISFGHASFFGLGAYTTALGAMHFDLSPWLLIPIASVFGGISGVLIGLPTFRLRSHYFALSMLAYPLAILYVFEWLGYQEVTLPIKRENAAAYMQFHDPRIYTWLALAMVVAIVLISRVIERSRFGMALLAIKQNEAAAEAAGINTLLWKLRAIAISGAIASAVGAFYAVVLLVVTPLSVFGMLVSAQALTVTMFGGIGTVWGPVIGSAILIPLSEILHAQLGARFPGIQGVIFGLAIVIVILVAPEGIYWKAREFIQRRWPQLFARSRHSELAAARATAAPPQAAPEQKAARPSSDDIILSVRGLSKSFGGLKAVQNVSFDVRRGSILGIIGPNGAGKTTAFNLLNGFLHPDTGEVLVDGRNVVGWTPHQICEIGVGRTFQIMRPFARLSVADNVVVGAYVRAATDDEARHLAHDAIMRVGLEHVADRVASQLTTKELRLMELARALAGQPRLLLLDETLAGLGAGEADEVVDVVRKLAAEGVTIVIIEHTMKAMVKLVDRFVVLDHGAVLVEGEPEAVTRNPQVIEAYLGAKWSANHGQAAC
- a CDS encoding carboxymuconolactone decarboxylase family protein; this encodes MSKEIFDRGLEIRKSVIGAEFVDNAFKNADDFNMPLQELLTEYCWGYVWGRDGLPLKSRSMINLAMLSVMNRPHELKTHIKGALRNGMTREEIREVFMQIAIYAGVPVAVDSFRIAREVFNEIDGKK
- a CDS encoding alpha/beta fold hydrolase, yielding MADFEPIVGRYITVDIAGEKHRLFVEEAGQGIPLLCLHTAGNDSRQFRHVMNDKELTDRFRVVAFDMPYHGRSTPPDKWWLKKPRLTTALYMQIIRAVWTALGLDRPIVMGCSMGGAIVLKVAADYQNEIRGIVGLESSAYAPGRYNEFLHHPAIHGGELCASYTYGLNAPTSPEQNRRENWWYYSQSGPGVYQGDVHFYSNDWDAREDIKTIDTTRCKVALLTGEFDYSCTPAMTEQVAASIKGSRYTMMKGMGHFPMIENYPDFRPYLIGALDHVAA
- a CDS encoding branched-chain amino acid ABC transporter permease — encoded protein: MTFPILAENFLQSLMAGILLGAIYGLMCVGLAMIFGVMRVINFAQGDFMMLGMYATYYLFVALGVQTLFGNVVGPYVAVMIAAPILFMVGYFIHRTLISRVSGSNTAQLEGEGHYAQLILTLGIALILQNASQIVFGSIQVSVRTPLSSSAWIVGPLWGDLVEIFVNKARAIAALLSGLVIIALAMMIGRTRLGKSLRAAADNPTAATYMGIDVDYAHRIAFALGTAITAIAGGLLATNYPFQPHVGLEFVIVMYAGVVLGGLGSIIGAFWGGMTIGLVQQLSTLVLPTQLQNTAIFVAFLLIVFLRPQGFFGRVSERT